The Campylobacter concisus sequence ATCACTTCCTGCAATGATTAATATATTTTTCATCTATCTCCCTTGCAACCTGAAATTTTATCAACACTAAAAGGATCATCGACCTTCCAAATACTTGAATACTTCTTAATGCTATTTTTTAATGCATCTACTAAATAATCCACGTCTTGTAGCGTATGCGTATAGTGGAGTCCAGCCCTTACCCAGCCTGGCTTATGGGTAAATAGTGCATCTTCTTTTAAGTGAAGCAAATCATGTCCATATGGCCCAGCACAAGAACATCCTGCACGCGTTTGAATGCCATATTCTTTGCTTAAAACTTTAGCTAGTTCATAAGGCGAAACACCAGTCACATTAAAAGAAAATATCGGCAAACGCTTTATGTTATTTGTATGATAGCACGTAAGCTCAGGAATTTCTGCTAGTCTTTTCTCAAAATACTCTCCAAGCTCGCTCTCGTTTTCATATATTGTCCCAAATCCTATCTCATTTCTTAGCCTATAAGCCAAATTTGCCCTTATAAGTCCTAAAATAGGCGGAGTGCCAGCCTCTTCTAGCTGCTCACTATCTTTTACAAATATAGCGTAGTTTTTGCTGACATAACTTACCGTTCCACCACCAGCAAATGTCGGCTCATCTGAGTTTGCAAGTATCTTTTTTATAGCAAGAAGCCCACAACTTCCAACTCCACCAAGCAATTTATGAGGAGATAAAAAAAGAGCATCAAAATAGTCACAATCAATATTTCCATAAGCGCTAAAACTTGCAGCATCAAATGCCACAATGCCACCATAAGATTTTATAAGAGTGTAAATTTTGCGGTAGTCGCTCAAAATTCCAGTCACATTTGAAGCCACACTAAAAGTTGCAATGATCTCACGACCGACATTTATCCTTAAAATTTGCTCCAAATGGTTAAAGTCGATCCCTCCATTTTTATCAAGCCTGATACGCTCAACCTCACAAAGTGCTTGCCTAAAGCTTATCTCATTTGAATGATGCTCATAAGGGCCAAGCACTACAAGTGGAGAATTTTCATCTGGCTTTAGGGCATATCTTTTTTTAAGTGCTGGCGGTGCATAAATTCCTAAAATTTCTTGAAATTTCTTTATCGCACCGGTAGCTCCATTGCCACAAGCAAAAAGATAAAAACTATCATCAAGTCCTAGTAAGCTTTTTAATTCACGTCTTGAATCTTCATAAATTTGAGCGGTTTTATAGGCGTTTGATGAGCTGATAGAGTGCGTATTTGCATATGTTTGAAGTATTTTTGCCATCTCATCTTCGATAGGTTTATAAGCTAGCCCTGAAGCTGTAAAATCAAAATAATAAATGCCATTTTTTAAAATTATATTTTCTCTAATATGCTCTAAATTTACCAAATCACAACCCTTGTTTTTTGCGTAGCATTATAGATTACTTTAGCTAAAATATACTACAATGCCCAAATAAAGGAGCCGATATAAAAGCTTTAAAATCAACATTTGAGCGAATGAAACACCTTGATATAAATGAACTTATTAAATTTCATCTCGTCTTTGATGAGTTTGATTTAAAGCACTCATATTATGATGTTTTTGAAGCGATCGAGGCTGAAATTTTAAACAATTTCTTAGCCTTGATGCCAAGATTTTACTTCGAATCCGATACAAACGATGCTATAAAATCTGCCCTCATAAAACTCGCACGAAGCGATAGAAAAAAATTTAGCGTAAATAAAATTTTACCTCAAAGCCTAGCTAGCAAAGTCTACGCAAAGCTTTTTGAAAAGAATTTTTTACTGCTAGAAAAAAGTAGAGAAGTACTGCCAAAAAGATCAAAAAAACAAATGCTAAAAAAAGAAGAAAGGGGCTATAAAGTTGAAGATAAAATACATTTTAATAGCCATTTTTCAAGGTTTTGGTTTAGATTTATAGAGCCAAATTTAAGCTTACTAAAAGCTGGTAAAAATGATGAAATTTTAGCCATTATAAAAAAGGAATTTGACGAATATGCAAGCCTTGGATTTGAAATTTTGTGCGGTGAGCTCATGGCAAAAAAATTTATGATTAATGGCATATTTTTAAGTAGCTTTTGGAGCAGAAATATAGAGCTTGATATGCTATTAAATATAGGTGGCAAGATCATAGTCGGCGAGGCAAAATACAAAGAGAGAAAGGTTTGCAAAAACGTGCTAAATTTACTATTAAAAAAATGCGAAAAACTAAATATTAAGCCAGATATTATTGCTCTTTTTTCAAAGAGTGGATTTAGTAGCGAGCTAAGAAATTTAAAGGATGAAAGGCTAAAGCTTTATGAAATTAGCGATTTTGAGGAACTTTTAAAATGAACGAACACGATATCCAAGCTGGCTTAAAAAGCCTGATAGAGCAGACTTATCTGATAGAAAATGAATATAAAAATTTAACATCATCTTACGCAAGCTTGCAAAATTTCATTAAAGATATTGTAGAAATTTTGCCAAATGCTATCTGGGTGTTAGATGAAAATGATGAGATCTTTTTACAAAACTCAGAAGCAGTAAGGCTTGGTAAAATTTTTAAAGAGATACCAAAAAAAGAGGGCGAGATAAATGTAGATGGACAAATTTATCTTTTTAAAACAAGCTCTAAAGACAATAAACTAATAATCTCCGCAACAAATATAACAGTAGAAAAACGCACCGAGCGCCTTGCCTCTATGGGCCAAGTAGCAGCTCACCTAGCCCACGAGATCAGAAATCCAGTAGGCTCCATCTCGCTTTTAGCTTCAACTCTACTTAAAAGAGCTGATGAGCGCACAAAGCCTATCGTAAATCAAATACAAAAAGCTACATGGCGAGTCGAACGCATAATCAAAGCCACTCTACTTTTTACAAAGGGTCTTAACATAAATGCACAAATTTTTGACTTCTCGCAGCTTAAAAAAGAGTGCGAAGAGGCTATAAATTTTTACGACTATTCAAAGGATATTAAATTTAGCCTAGAATTTCCAGATGGCAAATATACGGGCGATCTTAATCTGCTAGCCATCGTCTTTCAAAATATTTTATTTAACGCCATTGATGCCATCGAAGAGAGCGATGATGATGAAGGAGAGATCATTTTAAGCTATGAAAAAACACCAAGTGAGCATAAATTTATCATTTATGATAGTGGTGAGCCTATCAAAGATAAAGCCATAGTCTTTGAGCCATTTAAAAGTAGCAAGCTAAAAGGAAACGGCCTTGGACTGCACCTTTGCTTGCAGATCATAGAGGCTCACAAAGGCAGTATCGAGATCACACTAAATCCAAAAACATTTTGCATAAATTTACCAATAAAGGAGAAAGAATGAACATACAAAACGAACTTGAGGCTTTTAAAAAATCTCTTCAAACGCTTGATCTGAGAGAAATTTCAAACAATGGAGCAAAAAACGTTGCATTTATCTGTATCGATATGATAGAAGCATTTGCTGGCAGTGGCGCGCTCGCTAGTCAAAGAGTAGCTGCTTTATCAAAAGGGATCGCAACACTTTTTGATAGAGCGTGGAAAGATTTTGGCTTTAGAAATTTTATCCTTATAGAAGATAGGCACACCAGTGATTCAAAAGAATTTGAGAACTTTTTGCCACATGCTATACTTGATACAAATGAGATAAAAACCGTAAAAGAGATAGAGAATCTAAGCTTTTTTAAAGAGTTCAAGACATTTTATAAAAACTCTTTAAGCATCGCATTTAATAAAGAATTTGAGAAATTTTTAGAGCAAAACCCACAAATTGATACTTTTGTTATTACCGGAGATTGCACTGATATGTGCGTTTATCAGTGCGTTAGTTATCTTAAACTACGAGCCAATGAATACAATAAAAAATCAAGAGTTATCGTGCCGTTTGATCTTACGCAAACATATGACATACCAGGACACAATGGCGATTTTTACCACGAGATGTTTTCTCTTCATATGAAGCTAGCACTTGGTGCTGATGTGGTAAAGAGTATTAAATTTTAAAGCTTACTTGAAATATTTATGAGCCTATTTAGCTCGTCAAATTTAAAGCTAAGCTCGTTTTTATTCGCTACGATCTCATTAGGACTTTCGCTAAATTTCATATCACAGCTTAGCAAAAGTCCTTTTATAAAGATTTTGTGATCTAGTTCGTAAGTGCTTAAACACTCATTTACTACGCTCAAAAGCTCATTTGCTAGCACTGGCTCTTCAAAGACCACATCTGATCTAAAAGCCACATACGCAGCTCCGCCCTCGTACTCTATCCTATAATAATTTTGTTCATCAAAAGCGGTGCAAAGAATCATACTAATCGTGTGACCATTAAAATTTTCATCTAGCTCAAATTGTGGCGTACTAAATGCACTAAGCCCAAATTTTTCGCCAAACTCACGTGCTTTATTTGCAAGCTCAAGTAACCTCTCATCAAAGCCATTTATATTTTCATAACCCCAAAGCCACGTATTTGACGAGAAGCTTTCAGAGCCAATAAACTGCATGTCAAACTCACGCCCATCAAAGTAAATTTTGCCACTATCAAAATCAACCTGCCAGTTGCTACCTTCAACAAGTAGCTTAAATGCACATTTTTGAAGTAATGTCGCTTTGCCAACACATGCGCTAAAAAGCTCGCTCCAGTTACTTTTATCTACGCCAAGCTTATCTAAAAACATCGCTTCTCCGGGTATTAGCAAGCTATTGCTTGAAGTGCTTTTTCTTTAAAGCTGTCATTTACAACAAATTTTGTCTTATAGACAAAAATTTGAGCCGTATTTTCATTTTTTATCTTAATAACAAGGCGTTTATCGTTGTGTGTGCCACTTTTTATATGTTCGTTATAGCCAAGATTATAAAGATTAGTGATCTTATCTTTGCTAAGCTCACTAAGGCATAAAAGTACCTCTAGCTCAGCATACTCTCTTGCTTTTTGAGGGGCGCTCGCCTCTTCATTTTTAGAAAATTTAGAGTTTTGTTTTAGCTTTCTTGTTTTAAAGTCTAAATTTTGCGCATCTTCTAGGCTATAAACCTCGTTTAAATTTGTCCTTACAAATTGATCATCTTTTGTGATATTTATCCTAAAAGCATAAGGTAGGTCGCGTTTTGCTTCATCTTTTACTATATCTTCGATGTTGCCAAGCTCTCTTTCAAAGACTGCGATCTCGATATTTCCGTGAAAATCAAGCACGTTTATAGTGCCCATTTTCTTGCCACTTTTGGTTATCCTTGTGCTAAAGTCCTCGATCTTACCAACGACTAAAATTTCAGCGCTTTGCGGCAAGCTCTCAAATTCTGAGCTTAGAGTGTATTTTATCTTATTAATCTCATCTTTATAATCATCAAGCGGGTGGCCTGAGAGGTAGATACCAACACTCTCTTGCTCAAATTTTAAAATTTGCTTGATGTCAAATTCATCATTTATCGTGACAAAATTTATCTTCACATCGTTCATGCTCTCATCTTCGCCAAATAAGCTCTCAACAGCATTTTTACGGATCTGAGCAGCACTTTTGCAAGCTTCTATGATATTTTCTACATTTTGCATAAGCATCTTACGACTAAAGCCAAACTCATCAAAACATCCAGCTTTTATGAGGCTTTCAAAGACCTTTTTATTGACCTTAAATGGATCGATCCTTGAGACAAAGTCATCCATACTCTTAAATTCGCCATTTGCTTCACGCTCAGTGATAATGTTTTCAATAGCCGCTCCGCCAACGCCTTTAATCGCACCAAGCCCAAAGATAATGCCGTCATGATCGCCATTTTTAACGACGCTAAATTCTTTAGTTGATTTATTGATAGATGGTGGCAAAGTGTCTATATTTATGCGTTTTATCTCATCGATATAGCGAACGATCTTATCGACGTTGCTCTCTTCGCTTGTAAGAAGTGCAGCCATAAATTCAGCCGGATAGTAAGCCTTAAGATAAGCAGTTTGAAAGGTAACATAAGCGTAAGCTGCGGAGTGAGATTTATTAAAGCCATATCCCGCAAATTTTACAATTAGCTCGAAAAGATCGTCTGCTTTTTGTCCATTTAGCCCTTTTGCCTCAGCACCTTTTACAAACTCACCCTTTAGTCTGTCCATCTCTTCTTTGATCTTTTTACCCATCGCACGACGTACAAGGTCCGCCCCACCAAGGCTAAAGCCGCCTATAGCTTGAACGATTTGCATAACTTGCTCTTGATAGACGATGACGCCGTATGTTGGCGCAAGGATTGACTCAAGCTCTTTAAATGAGTAGGTTATCTCGGCCTCGCCATGTTTTCTTTTGACGAAGTCATCAAGCATACCACTCTCCATCGGTCCTGGGCGGTAGAGTGCTAGCATCGCGACGATATCCTCAAAGCAGTCTGGGCGCAAGCTAGTTCCTAGCTTTCTCATGCCCTCACCCTCGATTTGGAAAATTCCTATCGCTTGGCCGCTTTGTATCATTTTATAAACATTAGAATCGTTTTTATCGATCTGCTCCCAAATGATGTCCTTGCCAGTTCGTTGTTTTACCAGCTTTATGGCATTATCGATAACCGTTAGTGTTTTTAGTCCAAGAAAGTCAAATTTTATTAAATCCACATCCTCAAGATATTTAAGGCTATACTGCGTAACATATCGATCTTCTGGGCTATTTGGCTGACGAAATAGCGGAGTTTTATTCCACAGCTCCTCATTTGAGATAACGACACCTGCTGCGTGCTGGCCGGCATTTCTGTTTAGCCCCTCAAGATCAAGTGCAAATTTCCAAATTTTAGCAGCCTTTGGATTTTGACTTATTAGCTCAGCTATCTTTGGCTCTTTTTCATAAGCATCTTTTAGCGTAATACCAAGTTCATCAGGTATTAGCTTTGCCATCGCATCGGCTTCGGCGTAAGGCATATCACAAACTCTAGCAACGTCTCTAATGACACCTTTTGCAAGCAATTTACCAAAGGTAATAACGCCAGCAACGTTAAATTTTCCGTATTTTTGCGTAACATAGTCAATTATCTCGCCGCGCCTACTTTGGCAAAAATCCACGTCGATATCTGGCATGCTAACACGCTCTGGGTTTAGAAACCTCTCAAAAAGTAGGTTGTATGGGATCGGATCAAGGTCAGTGATCTTTAGCGAGTAAGCAACCAAGCTACCAGCCGCAGAACCACGTCCTGGGCCAACTGGCACGCCTCTACTTTTAGCCTCATTTATGAAGTCCCAAACGATCATCATGTAGCCTGGAAAATTCATTTTATTTATGATGCCAATCTCTATCTCAAGGCGCTTTTTGTATTCGTCATGTAAATTTTCAGGGACAAATTTTAGCCTCTCTTCAAGACCTTTTCTACATTCATACTCAAAAAAAATAGCATCATTTTTAAAGCTATATCTATTTTCAGGCTCTGGAAGTGTTAAATTTCTCTCTTTAGCATACTCAAGTGTAAATTTAAAATTTGGCGGAGTTGGGTTGCCAAGCTTGATCTCAAGGTTGCACTTATCCACGATCTCTTGGGTATTTTCTATCACTTCAGGGATATCTAAAAATAGCTCACTCATCTGCTCTTTGCTTTTTACAAAAAACTCATGGACGCTGTGGCGAAGTCGGTTTGGATCATCTAAAGTTTTGTTCATCGCGATACACATAAAAACCTCATGCGCGTCAGCTCGCTCTTTAAAAGTGTAGTGAGTATCGTTTGTGGCGATGACCTTTATGCCAGTCTCTTTGGCGATGCGTAAAATGTCATCATCAATGCGTTTTTGATCGCCGATGCCGTGACGCATGATCTCAAGATAAAAGTCATCTCCAAAAATTTCTTTATATTCAAGTGCGACCTCTTTTGCTCTCTCATAGCCCTTTGCGCCAAATTTGACGTTACGATCGCTTAAATTTAGATGCCAACTCACCTCGCCCTGCAAGCAAGCAGAACTACAAACCAAGCCCTCGCTGTGCTCTTTTAATATTTTTTTATTTATACGAGGATAGTAGTAAAAGCCCTCGATGTAGCTCATGGAGCTAAGATACATTAAATTTTTATAGCCAGTCTCGTTTTTGGCGATTAGTATAAGGTGAAAGCGCTGCTTAGTACTCTTATCATCAAGCTGCTCGCCATTATGCACGTAAGCTTCAATGCCAATTAGCGGCTTTATACCCTCTTTTTTCATCGCCTTGTAAAAATCTATCGCTCCAAACATATTGCCGTGATCAGTAATCGCCGCTGCTGTGTCGCCTCTATCATGAAGCACATGAGCTAGCTCTTTTATCTTGTTTGCTCCGTCTAGTAGGGAGTATTCAGTGTGTAAATGTAGGTGTGTAAAGCTAGAATTTTCACTCATTTTTTATCCTTTTTTAATGAGTGGATTTTACAAAATTTTGGCTAATAAGGTGCTTGATAAAAACTTAACGTGAGCTTTAAAATTTAAAGATTTTGTAGTTTGTGGCTAAGAACGAAGCGCGCTGTCATCTGACGCACTATGCTATTAAGGTCTTGTAAATTTTAAAATTTCATGAACGAGTAATTTCGGCTCTAAAAGTTGAGTTAAGCGGTCAGTGAAGCCAAAATTTAGTAGTCAATTCTTGCGAGTGAATGGAATTTTAAAATCTATAAGAGTGAAAAAGAATTAGATCGCGGACTAAGCCGCAATCCATTATAAATAAACTGGGATATTTGTGTGTTCTAAGAAAAATCTTGAAGTGCCACCAAGCACCATTTCCATAAGACCATTTTCACCATATCTGCTAGCAACGATTAGATCAGCGTTTCTATCAATAGCTGCTTTTAAAAGTGCTTCGCCAGGTATCATCGTAGTAGCAATCACTTCAAAAGTGGCTGATATGCCATGAATTTTGAAGTACTCTTCAAGCTTTTTAAGATTTAGTTCAGCATTATCTCCAAGGCTTGCTTTTGAGGTAATGCACTGAACCTTTTTTGCCTTTTTTAAAAGATCAATCGAGCCTGTTAATGCCCTTGAGCTTTGCGTCGTGCCAGTCCAGCTAACAAGGATATTATCGGCTTTAAACTCACGCATTTTTCTAGGGATTACAATCGCATTTTTACCGCTTTTTAAAACAGCTGACTCAAATGTACCAGTGATCTTTCCATCAAGTGGCACTGCAGCCACTACTAGATCGCAAAATTTACTCTCTTGCTCCACTATCGCGCTTCTTTTGCCGCTGTGAATCGTAAAATTTGCGGTGCAAACGTCTTCAATGATTTCACTAGTTACTTTTATGCCAAGCTCGGCACAAATTTTATTGAAAATTTTCTCATTCTCTTCATGCTCGACAGCTAGTTCAGATTTAGCTGATTTTAGAAATTCTTCAAAAAGCACTCCTCCACGAAGCGTCATTTTCATATTATAAACTACGCTTGGGTCAAGCTGACAAGTCATAATTTCCATATGTGTGTTAAACCACTGAGCAACCTTTAGGGCACCATAAATTCTTGGCTCGATATCGTCTCCAGCTCCTATTGGAAAAAGCAACTTTTTGTATTTCATCATCTGTCCTTTAAAATTTATTCAACCAAAGAGAGCGAAATTTTATTTCCTTTTTGCTCGCTCACACATACTTTGACCTGGTCGCCTATATTTAATGGAGCTTTTATCTTTGAGATATGAAGCAAGCCATCAATGCCATCTTTTAGCTCGATAAACACACCAAAATCAACCACACTCTTTACAGTTCCCAAAAACTCATCACCGATATTAAAATTTGGTTTTGAACGCTCTTTGTCGTGTTTAAAAGGCTTTTTGCCAAATGAACGTCCATTGTCTTTTGAAGTGATAGAGATGATGTAGTCTTTTGCAGCATCGACATTTTTCTTTGCTCCACCTGCGATTTTCACCTCGCCTTTTTCTCTATCAAGATCGATTGAGACTTCAAATTTCTCAATGATCTCTTTTATAGTCTTGCCAGCTTGTCCGATGATGTCTACGATTTTGCTTGGATCGACACTAAATAATTCAAGCTTTGGAAGCACATCTTCATTTATTTCTATATTTTTATCCGCTTCTGTCATCAAAGATAAGATATGTCCTCTACCACGTTTTGCTTGATAAAGTGCCTCTTTTAGCACTTCTAAACTAATGCCACCAAGCTTAATATCCATCTGAAGCGCTGTGATGCCATCACTTGTACCTGCTACTTTAAAGTCCATGTCACCGTCATGATCTTCAAGTCCCATGATATCTGTTAGCACTGCATGCTTATCGCCTTCAAATATTAATCCCATAGCGACACCTGCGACAAGTTTTAAAGTATTTACGCCAGCTGCTCTAAGTGCGAGCGAGCCACCACAAACGCTAGCCATCGAGCTTGAGCCGTTACTCTCTAAAATTTCTGAAACGACTCTTATTGTGTATGGAGAAGCTAGATCGATACTTGGCGCAAGGGCACGTTTGGCTAAATTTCCATGTCCAAGCTCGCGTCTACCAGGAGCTTTTAGTGGGCTTGCCTCACCTACGCTAAAGCCTGGAAAATTGTAGTTAAACATAAATTTCTCTACAAAAGGTACTTTTTCAGTGAGGATGTCATACATTTGAGCGTCGCTGTCAGTGCCAAGAGTAGTGACAACCAAAGCCTGCGTCTGTCCTCTTGTAAAGAGGCATGAGCCATGTGCATTTGGAAGCACATTTGTCTCAATACTAATAGGCCTAACCTCTTCAAGACCACGCCCATCAGCTCTTACGCCTTCATTTATTATCTGCTCTCTAACGATTTTCTTTTTATATTTACCAAGGACATTTGTGATAACAGCCTCGTCCCAACCCTCTTTTTGTGCTACCTCATCGCTTGAAATTTGTTTCGCGATCTTGCTAAGTTCGCTCGCGCGCTCGCTTTTTGCCATTTGATTGATAGCATTTTTGACTTCAGCTTTATAAAATTTATCGATATAAATAGCGATATTTTCATTTTCTATCTCAGGTTTTAGCTCAAGCACAGCGTCTTCTTTTTTATGCTCTTTAAATGCTTCTTCATAAGCGCTACTAGCTCTTAATATCGCCTTACCAGCAAAATCAATCGCCTCAACCATCATATCTTCGCTAAATTCATTCATTAGCTGTTTTTGAGCCATGCTGTCACTTAAGCTCGGATCTATCATCGGCTCAATCGCAACCATTGGGATAAGCTGCGTAGTTTGCTGAGGCAAGCTTCTCATCTCGATCATCAAAAGCTCATCTTTTGTGCCAGCTACATAAAGATCTATCGCACTTTGTTTTAGTTCAGAGTTGCTTGGGTTGATCACAAATTTTTCATCTATGTAGCCAACTCTAACGCCACAAACTGGGCGATTTACTGGGATGTCGCTAAGATACAACGCAACTGAAGCCGCATTTAGGCTCACAACTTGCAAATCAACCTCAGGATCAGCTGAAAGCACCATTACAACGATTTGAGTTGGATATGCGTAACCTTTTGGAAAGAGTGGTCTAAGAGATCTATCAATGATGCGAGCTGTTAGCGTTTCAAAGTCGCCTGGCTTTGTCTCACGCTTAACGTAACCGCCAGGAATTTTTCCAGCGGCGTAAGCTTTTTCAATGTATTGCACCGTTAGAGGTAAAAAATCCTCCTCAACTTGTGTGTCCTCTCTTGCAACAGTTGCTAAAACTACGGTATTTTTCACCCTTAAAAGTACCGCTCCGCTAGCTTGTTTTGCTACTTTATTAAGGTCAAAAATTTCAACCTGATTATTGACTTCTATACTATATTGCATTATTTTTATCTCCTTGTTGTTTTTGTAACGGCAAATAATAAGGGCTCTCTTCTAATATTGACATGATACGCTCACTCGTAGCTTCGATCTTTTTCTCGTAATACGAATCCACATCGATAAAATCAACGATCTTATTTATCGTGTAAATTTCATCAACCATATCATTTAAATTTGTAAAGACATCAGTAGCAATCACTGGCGTTGCGTATGAGATGGATTTTACCTTCACATCAAGCAACGTCTTTATGCAAATGAGTGCCGTCATACCAGTCTCGCACCCCTCATCGATTAGTAAAATATTTTTATCTTTTAGCTCTCCTATCAAATTTCCTTTTCGGTATTTATAAACGTTTTTTAAAATTTTTTCTTCATATTTTCTATGTGCTTCGCCGTAAATATAGTCATAGCTTATATTAAAAGCTTTTATAAGTTTATCGTTTAATACTATATCTTCTGTCTCGCTAACTATTGCAACATCACATTCGCTATTATTTGGCGCAGGTATTGGCTCGCTAAAGAGCATCTCGTAGCTTAAATTTAAACTTCTACAAACTGCATCTGTGAGTATAACTGACTCAAGCGACATACAAACAACTATCGTCTTTTTATCTACGAGCTCTTTTTTTGGCAAAATTTCAATTAGCTTGCTAGCTGCTTCTAATTGATCCTTAAATTTAGCCGTTATCATTTAGTTGGCACTCGATTTTGTGCTACTTTGTGAGAAGTCATAGTGCAAACCACCCATTGGATAGAAATTTATCGTGAAATAAATACCATTTTTTCTAGTTGACGCTGAGCCGTTTATTGTTGTTGTTGGCTCTACATCTTGTTGATAAATTATCCCGTAATTCCAGCATTTTCTTTGATGAAGCACGCCAACTCTCCAGCTTTTTGTGTAACTTCGCTCAATATCATATTGCCAGCCACCAATAAGACTATACTGATGAGGTAATTTTACTCCAAGACCACTTGTAAAATAGCTATCTTTTGTCGCACTATTTTTTATTTTGCTATCATTTTTCTTCATGGTGTGAAGCATATTTAGCCAAAATAGATCATTTGTGTATGAAAATCCGCTTTGTACCTTTTTTAGCTCTTTGCTCTTGTGTGAATACTCAAGCTTATTATAAAGGCTTAAATTTTCAAATGGATATAGATAGATAGCATTTTTTAAATTCGAATATTCATCTTTTTTTGTGTAATATCCTTGAGAAATACTATGTTTTATAATCTTTCTACCATTAGAGTTAAAGAAATACTGAGTCAAATAACCAGAAATTTCTTCCTTACTCTGCTCTTGAGTCAAGAAATTTTCATACTCATTTAG is a genomic window containing:
- a CDS encoding aminotransferase class V-fold PLP-dependent enzyme, with the protein product MVNLEHIRENIILKNGIYYFDFTASGLAYKPIEDEMAKILQTYANTHSISSSNAYKTAQIYEDSRRELKSLLGLDDSFYLFACGNGATGAIKKFQEILGIYAPPALKKRYALKPDENSPLVVLGPYEHHSNEISFRQALCEVERIRLDKNGGIDFNHLEQILRINVGREIIATFSVASNVTGILSDYRKIYTLIKSYGGIVAFDAASFSAYGNIDCDYFDALFLSPHKLLGGVGSCGLLAIKKILANSDEPTFAGGGTVSYVSKNYAIFVKDSEQLEEAGTPPILGLIRANLAYRLRNEIGFGTIYENESELGEYFEKRLAEIPELTCYHTNNIKRLPIFSFNVTGVSPYELAKVLSKEYGIQTRAGCSCAGPYGHDLLHLKEDALFTHKPGWVRAGLHYTHTLQDVDYLVDALKNSIKKYSSIWKVDDPFSVDKISGCKGDR
- a CDS encoding DUF234 domain-containing protein — protein: MKHLDINELIKFHLVFDEFDLKHSYYDVFEAIEAEILNNFLALMPRFYFESDTNDAIKSALIKLARSDRKKFSVNKILPQSLASKVYAKLFEKNFLLLEKSREVLPKRSKKQMLKKEERGYKVEDKIHFNSHFSRFWFRFIEPNLSLLKAGKNDEILAIIKKEFDEYASLGFEILCGELMAKKFMINGIFLSSFWSRNIELDMLLNIGGKIIVGEAKYKERKVCKNVLNLLLKKCEKLNIKPDIIALFSKSGFSSELRNLKDERLKLYEISDFEELLK
- a CDS encoding sensor histidine kinase translates to MNEHDIQAGLKSLIEQTYLIENEYKNLTSSYASLQNFIKDIVEILPNAIWVLDENDEIFLQNSEAVRLGKIFKEIPKKEGEINVDGQIYLFKTSSKDNKLIISATNITVEKRTERLASMGQVAAHLAHEIRNPVGSISLLASTLLKRADERTKPIVNQIQKATWRVERIIKATLLFTKGLNINAQIFDFSQLKKECEEAINFYDYSKDIKFSLEFPDGKYTGDLNLLAIVFQNILFNAIDAIEESDDDEGEIILSYEKTPSEHKFIIYDSGEPIKDKAIVFEPFKSSKLKGNGLGLHLCLQIIEAHKGSIEITLNPKTFCINLPIKEKE
- a CDS encoding cysteine hydrolase family protein: MNIQNELEAFKKSLQTLDLREISNNGAKNVAFICIDMIEAFAGSGALASQRVAALSKGIATLFDRAWKDFGFRNFILIEDRHTSDSKEFENFLPHAILDTNEIKTVKEIENLSFFKEFKTFYKNSLSIAFNKEFEKFLEQNPQIDTFVITGDCTDMCVYQCVSYLKLRANEYNKKSRVIVPFDLTQTYDIPGHNGDFYHEMFSLHMKLALGADVVKSIKF
- a CDS encoding DUF6882 domain-containing protein; translation: MFLDKLGVDKSNWSELFSACVGKATLLQKCAFKLLVEGSNWQVDFDSGKIYFDGREFDMQFIGSESFSSNTWLWGYENINGFDERLLELANKAREFGEKFGLSAFSTPQFELDENFNGHTISMILCTAFDEQNYYRIEYEGGAAYVAFRSDVVFEEPVLANELLSVVNECLSTYELDHKIFIKGLLLSCDMKFSESPNEIVANKNELSFKFDELNRLINISSKL
- the dnaE gene encoding DNA polymerase III subunit alpha, yielding MSENSSFTHLHLHTEYSLLDGANKIKELAHVLHDRGDTAAAITDHGNMFGAIDFYKAMKKEGIKPLIGIEAYVHNGEQLDDKSTKQRFHLILIAKNETGYKNLMYLSSMSYIEGFYYYPRINKKILKEHSEGLVCSSACLQGEVSWHLNLSDRNVKFGAKGYERAKEVALEYKEIFGDDFYLEIMRHGIGDQKRIDDDILRIAKETGIKVIATNDTHYTFKERADAHEVFMCIAMNKTLDDPNRLRHSVHEFFVKSKEQMSELFLDIPEVIENTQEIVDKCNLEIKLGNPTPPNFKFTLEYAKERNLTLPEPENRYSFKNDAIFFEYECRKGLEERLKFVPENLHDEYKKRLEIEIGIINKMNFPGYMMIVWDFINEAKSRGVPVGPGRGSAAGSLVAYSLKITDLDPIPYNLLFERFLNPERVSMPDIDVDFCQSRRGEIIDYVTQKYGKFNVAGVITFGKLLAKGVIRDVARVCDMPYAEADAMAKLIPDELGITLKDAYEKEPKIAELISQNPKAAKIWKFALDLEGLNRNAGQHAAGVVISNEELWNKTPLFRQPNSPEDRYVTQYSLKYLEDVDLIKFDFLGLKTLTVIDNAIKLVKQRTGKDIIWEQIDKNDSNVYKMIQSGQAIGIFQIEGEGMRKLGTSLRPDCFEDIVAMLALYRPGPMESGMLDDFVKRKHGEAEITYSFKELESILAPTYGVIVYQEQVMQIVQAIGGFSLGGADLVRRAMGKKIKEEMDRLKGEFVKGAEAKGLNGQKADDLFELIVKFAGYGFNKSHSAAYAYVTFQTAYLKAYYPAEFMAALLTSEESNVDKIVRYIDEIKRINIDTLPPSINKSTKEFSVVKNGDHDGIIFGLGAIKGVGGAAIENIITEREANGEFKSMDDFVSRIDPFKVNKKVFESLIKAGCFDEFGFSRKMLMQNVENIIEACKSAAQIRKNAVESLFGEDESMNDVKINFVTINDEFDIKQILKFEQESVGIYLSGHPLDDYKDEINKIKYTLSSEFESLPQSAEILVVGKIEDFSTRITKSGKKMGTINVLDFHGNIEIAVFERELGNIEDIVKDEAKRDLPYAFRINITKDDQFVRTNLNEVYSLEDAQNLDFKTRKLKQNSKFSKNEEASAPQKAREYAELEVLLCLSELSKDKITNLYNLGYNEHIKSGTHNDKRLVIKIKNENTAQIFVYKTKFVVNDSFKEKALQAIAC